A single genomic interval of Acidobacteriota bacterium harbors:
- a CDS encoding DUF1080 domain-containing protein, translating to MVLIAPPLAGTACAQVAAPAASASLDIPDNDEGLPGVGPLRRHTWFRKLWHDKRTAWASQVQQDQGAVVLLGDSITQGWNDRLPAAFPGMKVANRGISGDTSRGVLLRLQGDVIALNPKAVVLLIGTNDIEEGARPDVVERNVKAILEALRAHNPRMPIVLCEVFPSSSTKNRPTAVIKETNARLLALVKHDAQVTPIDTWRLWATAEGDAPIAEFPDLLHLNDAGYARWTAALRPVLESLGLFTPAPTAFALEPGFEALFNGRDLTGWGYRVTTEQERAMAARWKEKDPINAASWPVVDEPVQFDGRTSSADGRWHVIADHIAALTPPAGRSIQQLWTTRSFDGDFVLKLEFRATPNADGGVFLRGPQLQVRDYRLAGPYTSLASYRPQEWNELVVTVKGETALVTCNGEVIEKAFVVPASGPIGLEADRGQMEYRRIRISQSR from the coding sequence ATGGTCCTGATTGCCCCGCCGTTGGCCGGTACGGCGTGCGCGCAGGTGGCGGCGCCGGCGGCGTCGGCCAGCCTCGACATCCCGGACAACGACGAGGGGCTGCCCGGCGTGGGCCCGCTGCGACGCCATACATGGTTCAGGAAGCTGTGGCACGACAAGCGGACGGCGTGGGCGTCGCAGGTGCAGCAGGATCAAGGGGCCGTCGTCCTGCTCGGCGATTCGATCACGCAGGGCTGGAACGACCGCCTGCCGGCGGCGTTCCCGGGGATGAAGGTCGCCAACCGCGGGATCAGCGGCGACACCTCGCGCGGCGTGCTCCTGCGTCTGCAGGGCGACGTCATCGCGCTCAACCCGAAGGCCGTCGTCCTCCTCATCGGTACCAACGACATCGAAGAAGGTGCGCGCCCGGACGTCGTCGAGCGCAACGTCAAGGCGATTCTCGAAGCGCTGCGCGCGCACAACCCGCGCATGCCGATCGTGCTGTGCGAGGTGTTCCCCAGTTCGAGCACGAAGAACCGTCCCACTGCGGTGATCAAGGAGACCAATGCGCGCCTGCTGGCGCTCGTGAAGCACGACGCGCAGGTCACGCCGATCGACACGTGGCGGCTCTGGGCCACCGCCGAAGGCGACGCGCCGATCGCGGAGTTCCCTGACCTCCTGCACCTCAACGACGCCGGGTACGCGCGCTGGACGGCGGCGCTGCGTCCAGTGCTCGAATCGCTCGGGCTGTTCACGCCGGCGCCGACGGCGTTCGCCCTTGAACCCGGGTTCGAGGCGCTGTTCAACGGCCGCGACCTCACGGGCTGGGGCTATCGCGTCACCACCGAGCAGGAGCGGGCCATGGCGGCGCGCTGGAAGGAGAAGGACCCCATCAACGCCGCCTCGTGGCCTGTCGTCGACGAGCCCGTGCAGTTCGATGGACGTACGTCGAGCGCCGACGGGCGCTGGCACGTGATCGCCGATCACATCGCGGCGCTCACGCCTCCGGCCGGCCGCAGCATCCAGCAGTTGTGGACGACGCGGAGCTTCGACGGCGACTTCGTGCTGAAGCTCGAGTTCCGCGCGACGCCGAACGCCGACGGCGGCGTGTTCCTTCGCGGGCCGCAGCTCCAGGTGCGCGACTACAGGTTGGCGGGTCCTTACACGTCGCTCGCGTCGTATCGGCCGCAGGAGTGGAACGAGCTCGTCGTGACGGTGAAGGGCGAGACGGCCCTGGTCACGTGCAACGGCGAGGTCATCGAGAAGGCCTTCGTCGTCCCCGCGTCGGGCCCCATCGGGCTCGAAGCCGATCGTGGACAGATGGAATACCGCCGCATCCGCATCTCGCAGTCGCGCTGA